In one Culex quinquefasciatus strain JHB chromosome 2, VPISU_Cqui_1.0_pri_paternal, whole genome shotgun sequence genomic region, the following are encoded:
- the LOC119766074 gene encoding uncharacterized protein LOC119766074 — translation MRSKLSTVFNQRRSRRAPPFNTACLQNGDVAHRYAQQLEANLPGEEELGAASLEDGWSRIRSAIGSAAEATLGSAIRVSRNDWYDDECQQITAEKKAAYDKKLHKATRGNVERYRQARNRQVAVFKLKKRHQEDRDCAEMEQLFRTNETRKFYEKVNRSRKGFVPRADVCRDNEGNLIVNKSEVLDRWKQYFNEHLNGDEADGDGVESTLERPQLMNSSRRLI, via the coding sequence ATGCGCTCAAAGCTGTCGACGGTGTTTAACCAACGCCGGAGCCGGCGGGCCCCTCCGTTCAACACCGCGTGTCTGCAGAACGGAGATGTTGCCCACAGGTacgcgcagcagctggaagcgaatcTACCAGGTGAGGAGGAACTTGGCGCAGCCTCGCTCGAAGATGGTTGGAGCCGTATTCGCTCAGCCATCGGCAGTGCAGCAGAAGCCACGCTGGGTAGTGCGATCCGAGTCAGTCGAAACGATTGGTACGATGACGAGTGCCAACAGATTACCGCCGAGAAGAAGGCAGCTTACGATAAGAAGCTGCACAAGGCGACGAGAGGGAACGTGGAACGGTACCGGCAGGCTCGGAATCGGCAGGTCGCGGTCTTCAAGCTTAAGAAGCGCCACCAAGAAGACCGAGATTGCGCGGAAATGGAGCAGCTATTCCGAACtaacgaaacgcgtaagtttTACGAGAAGGTGAACCGGTCCCGTAAAGGCTTCGTGCCGCGAGCCGACGTGTGCAGGGACAACGAGGGAAACCTGATCGTAAACAAGAGCGAGGTGTTGGACAGGTGGAAGCagtacttcaacgagcacctcaacggcgatgaagcGGACGGAGACGGCGTTGAGTCAACCTTGGAGCGCCCGCAGCTGATGAACAGTTCCCGGCGCCTGATCTAG